Proteins found in one Plasmodium sp. gorilla clade G2 genome assembly, chromosome: 14 genomic segment:
- a CDS encoding ER membrane protein complex subunit 4, putative, which translates to MSRWDFSLKKKEQKNENIIEPFGYKFVNEAKNIYGNGDSYLKTEKNINTLNKLNKSENKKSDTVEINKKLLHKAAWGICVNSFKGLLMNLFVMFMSGGASGIFGIIFIVYSIYNILKSLININDVFKSVENNKTEKFLLQKICFFIMNCLVLLYIMSVCSNSGLLPIRSGDYFYFIPHQKIKQKGVASIF; encoded by the coding sequence atgagtaGATGGGATTTCagtttaaaaaagaaagaacagaaaaatgaaaatataatagaaCCTTTTGGATATAAATTTGTAAATGAGGCAAAGAATATTTATGGGAATGGTGATAGTTATTTAAAGACTgagaagaatataaatacattaaataaattaaataaaagtgaaaataaaaaatctgATACTGTTGAAATtaataagaaattattacATAAAGCAGCATGGGGTATATGTGTAAATTCATTTAAGGGTTTACTTATgaatttatttgttatgtTTATGTCAGGTGGAGCTTCAGGAATATTtggtattatatttattgtttattctatatataatattttaaaatctttaattaatattaatgatgttTTTAAATCggttgaaaataataaaacagaaaaatttttattacaaaaaatttgcttttttattatgaattGTTTAGTTCTACTTTATATTATGAGCGTATGTTCAAATAGTGGACTCTTACCTATTCGTTCAGgtgattatttttattttatacctcatcaaaaaattaaacaaaaagGAGTAGCTAGTATATTCTGa